A single region of the Erythrobacter sp. genome encodes:
- a CDS encoding AMP-binding protein, with protein MQSACRADPGAFHGAIAKRRICWFVPDASTNGAWAFFDEAAGHWRGWDGATGEALAFDWPESFEPWERAFNDDDPPNWRWFEGGLTSTAFNEVDRHVLDGHSEEAALIYEGDRWNMASDNGRGGPVDSETVSRRKLLLESAKCALALKALGVKPGDRIALNMPSIPEQIYWTEGAKRMGVVYTPVFGGFSDKTLSDRIADAGARVIVTADGSFRNAQMVPFKPNYTDPALDNFIAVPVALELMDAALADEELAVSTAQADLIRRTVEDVLDGEVTVERSDVMRGVGKALTAIGAGELGGDGLTPKQAAQLRIAIAEALVASPERVDAVVVVKHTGQPDLPWNTGRDHWSHDLTDKAGEDLLVAAREAGFDVADEDALLALPDADFVRAIWAGSPVLAVDAEYPNFIIYTSGSTGKPKGVVHVHGGYASGVSATMPAAFGAEPGDVLYVVADPGWITGQSYLIAASLLTRVTTVVTEGSPVFPHAGRFAATIERYGVTIFKAGVTFLKSVMQNPENLKDIQRYDLSSLKCATFCAEPVSPAVQAFAMEHVTPRYINSYWATEHGGIAWTHFAGAEGFPLEANAHTYPLPWIMGDVWVEDAQGACSAGTTGYDRSDDGGAPWRPAEEGEKGEIVIALPYPYLTRTIWGDVGHFDVEVKDGAARVNPAWRGDTARYGETYWKRWRGTWAYTQGDFAMRHPDGSFSLHGRSDDVINVSGHRIGTEEIEGAILRDKSLDAASPVGNVIVIGAPHSQKGVTPVAFVTPVEGRRLTQDDRRRLTDLVRTEKGAVAVPSDFIELSEFPETRSGKYVRRMVRAVVEGGDVGDVSTLRNPESLDELRRAVEAWKRRQDLSDSQSLFERYRFFTVQYNTVAPGKRVATVTVANPPVNALNERALDELVIIAEHLARKDDVVACVFTGAGTASFVAGADIRQMLEEVNSADEAKALPDNAQLAFHTIETMGKPCIAAIQGVALGGGMEFALACHYRVAEPRARFGQPEINLRLLPGYGGTQRLPRLLADRRGEEGLRDALEMILGGRAVDAEKALALGAIDRLVEDADDALSRAHAMVREYVASPQDSVLGQAFAARKAATEEWRGPSGIDLDAVLEDDFLQRILRQLAWAGRDRAGERALDAVREGWTNGMDAGLRREAERFAEAIMDPEGGKRGIQQFMDKQSPPLPVRRDGVWVYDEHEERKARLIESGDLLPMGAPFYPGVTAIPPFQLAFGIARDPDTGAPRFGPPARHERELVVKTPKPRANEALIYLLTSEVNFNDIWALTGIPVSPFDAHDEDVQVTGSGGLALVVGLGSELKEQGRLNIGDLVAVYSGTSDLLSPTAGEDPMYAGFSIQGYETKTGSHAQFLTVQGPQLHKPPADLTLEQAGAYTLNLGTVTRCLFTTLQITPGKTIFVEGSATGTGLDALKSSIRTGLAATGLVSSEDRAEFVKAQGAVGAINRKDPAIADCFTPVPDDPEAAKAWEQQGEALLDQYRAINDGKLADFVVSHAGERAFPRSFQLLAEGGRLAFYGASSGYHFSFMGKGGEVRPEEIMERAGLRGGESVLLYYGPKSRSLADEKGLEMIEAARLFKVRMVIVTTTDGQREFLQSLGLEDAVEGIVSIEGLKRRDADFDWPDTLPRLPDAREDIENFKAGVRAYQQNTLKPFGTAIGKLLRSPGNPRGVPDLVIERAVQDTLGVSTSLVKPFGGRVVYAEDMSGKRYTFYAPQVWTRQRRIYMPTAEIFGTHLCNAHEVTVMNEMVAAGLLDVTEPTLVEWEGLPQAHQSMWDNRHSGATYVVNHALPATGLRTKNELLEYWAAASAAGPNNGDNA; from the coding sequence ATGCAATCCGCGTGCCGCGCAGATCCCGGCGCTTTCCATGGCGCAATCGCCAAACGCCGCATCTGCTGGTTCGTCCCCGATGCTTCCACGAACGGCGCCTGGGCCTTTTTCGACGAGGCTGCGGGCCACTGGCGCGGCTGGGACGGCGCCACGGGGGAAGCGCTCGCCTTCGACTGGCCCGAAAGCTTCGAGCCGTGGGAGCGCGCTTTCAACGACGACGATCCGCCGAACTGGCGCTGGTTCGAAGGCGGGCTGACCTCGACAGCCTTCAACGAGGTCGATCGCCACGTGCTCGACGGGCACAGCGAGGAAGCCGCGCTCATTTACGAAGGCGACCGCTGGAACATGGCGAGCGATAACGGACGCGGCGGGCCGGTCGATTCCGAAACCGTCTCGCGCCGCAAGCTGCTGCTCGAAAGCGCCAAGTGCGCTCTCGCCCTGAAGGCGTTGGGGGTGAAACCGGGCGACCGCATAGCGCTCAATATGCCGAGCATCCCCGAACAGATTTACTGGACCGAGGGCGCCAAGCGGATGGGCGTCGTCTACACCCCCGTCTTCGGCGGGTTCAGCGACAAGACCCTGTCCGACCGCATCGCCGACGCCGGGGCGCGGGTGATCGTCACCGCCGACGGTTCCTTCCGCAACGCCCAGATGGTTCCGTTCAAGCCGAACTACACCGACCCCGCGCTCGACAATTTCATCGCCGTGCCGGTCGCGCTCGAACTGATGGACGCGGCGCTGGCGGACGAGGAACTCGCAGTGTCCACGGCGCAGGCCGACCTCATTCGCAGGACGGTCGAGGACGTTCTCGACGGCGAGGTGACGGTCGAACGCTCCGACGTGATGCGCGGCGTCGGCAAGGCGTTAACCGCGATCGGGGCGGGCGAACTGGGCGGCGACGGGCTGACCCCGAAACAGGCGGCGCAGCTGCGCATCGCCATCGCCGAGGCGCTGGTCGCCTCGCCCGAGCGGGTCGATGCGGTGGTCGTCGTCAAGCACACCGGCCAGCCCGACCTGCCGTGGAACACGGGCCGCGACCACTGGAGCCACGACCTGACCGACAAGGCGGGCGAGGACCTGCTCGTCGCCGCGCGCGAAGCGGGTTTCGATGTCGCGGACGAGGACGCGCTGCTCGCCCTGCCCGACGCCGATTTCGTGCGCGCGATCTGGGCGGGGTCGCCGGTGCTTGCCGTCGATGCCGAGTATCCCAATTTCATCATTTACACCTCGGGCTCGACCGGAAAGCCCAAGGGCGTCGTCCATGTCCACGGCGGCTACGCCAGCGGCGTTTCGGCGACCATGCCCGCAGCGTTCGGCGCGGAGCCGGGCGATGTTCTCTATGTCGTCGCCGATCCGGGCTGGATCACCGGGCAGAGCTATCTCATCGCCGCCTCCCTGCTCACCCGCGTCACCACGGTCGTCACGGAAGGCTCGCCGGTCTTCCCCCACGCAGGCCGCTTCGCCGCGACGATCGAGCGCTATGGCGTCACCATCTTCAAGGCGGGCGTCACTTTCCTCAAATCGGTGATGCAGAACCCGGAGAACCTGAAGGACATCCAGCGTTACGACCTGTCCTCATTGAAATGCGCGACTTTCTGCGCCGAGCCGGTCTCGCCCGCGGTGCAAGCCTTCGCGATGGAGCACGTGACACCGCGCTACATCAATTCCTACTGGGCGACCGAGCACGGCGGGATCGCGTGGACTCACTTCGCCGGGGCCGAAGGCTTCCCGCTCGAGGCCAACGCGCACACCTACCCGCTGCCATGGATCATGGGCGATGTCTGGGTCGAGGATGCGCAAGGCGCCTGTTCCGCCGGGACGACTGGCTATGATCGCTCGGACGACGGCGGCGCGCCGTGGCGACCTGCCGAAGAGGGTGAGAAGGGCGAGATCGTCATTGCCCTGCCCTACCCCTACCTCACCCGCACCATCTGGGGCGATGTCGGCCATTTCGATGTCGAGGTGAAGGACGGCGCGGCGCGCGTGAACCCGGCATGGCGCGGCGATACGGCGCGCTATGGCGAGACCTACTGGAAGCGCTGGCGCGGGACCTGGGCGTACACGCAGGGCGATTTCGCCATGCGCCATCCGGACGGATCCTTCTCGCTCCACGGGCGCTCGGACGATGTCATCAACGTCTCGGGCCACCGCATCGGGACCGAGGAGATCGAAGGCGCGATCCTGCGCGACAAGTCGCTGGACGCGGCCTCCCCGGTCGGCAACGTCATCGTGATCGGCGCGCCGCACAGCCAGAAGGGCGTCACCCCGGTCGCCTTCGTCACGCCGGTCGAAGGCCGCCGGTTGACGCAGGACGACCGCCGCCGCCTGACCGATCTCGTCCGCACGGAGAAGGGCGCGGTCGCCGTGCCTTCGGACTTCATCGAGCTTTCCGAATTTCCCGAGACGCGCTCGGGCAAATATGTCCGCCGTATGGTCCGCGCCGTGGTCGAAGGCGGCGATGTCGGAGACGTCTCGACCCTGCGCAACCCGGAAAGCCTCGACGAATTGCGCCGCGCCGTCGAGGCGTGGAAGCGGCGGCAGGACCTCTCCGACAGCCAGTCGCTGTTCGAGCGCTATCGCTTCTTCACCGTCCAGTACAACACGGTGGCTCCGGGCAAGCGGGTCGCCACGGTCACGGTCGCCAACCCGCCGGTCAACGCGCTCAACGAGCGCGCGCTCGACGAACTGGTCATCATCGCGGAACACCTTGCGAGGAAGGACGACGTGGTCGCCTGCGTCTTCACCGGCGCGGGCACGGCAAGCTTCGTCGCGGGCGCGGACATCCGCCAGATGCTCGAAGAGGTGAACAGCGCCGACGAAGCGAAAGCCCTTCCCGACAACGCGCAGCTCGCCTTCCACACGATCGAGACGATGGGCAAGCCGTGCATCGCCGCGATCCAGGGCGTGGCGCTCGGCGGCGGGATGGAATTCGCACTCGCCTGTCATTACCGCGTCGCCGAGCCGCGCGCGCGTTTCGGCCAGCCGGAGATCAACCTGCGCCTTCTGCCGGGTTATGGCGGCACCCAGCGCCTGCCGCGCCTGCTCGCCGACCGGCGGGGCGAGGAGGGGCTGCGCGACGCGCTCGAGATGATCCTCGGCGGGCGCGCGGTGGATGCGGAAAAGGCGTTGGCGCTGGGCGCGATCGACCGGCTTGTCGAAGACGCGGACGATGCCCTTTCCCGCGCGCACGCGATGGTGCGCGAATATGTGGCTTCGCCGCAGGACAGTGTGCTGGGGCAGGCTTTCGCCGCACGCAAGGCCGCGACCGAGGAATGGCGGGGGCCCTCCGGGATCGACCTCGACGCAGTGCTCGAGGACGACTTCCTCCAGCGCATCCTTCGCCAGCTCGCATGGGCCGGACGCGATCGCGCCGGGGAGCGCGCGCTCGACGCGGTGCGCGAGGGCTGGACGAACGGCATGGACGCCGGGCTCCGCCGCGAGGCGGAACGCTTTGCCGAGGCGATCATGGACCCCGAGGGCGGCAAGCGCGGCATCCAGCAATTCATGGACAAGCAGAGCCCGCCCCTTCCCGTCCGCCGCGACGGGGTGTGGGTCTATGATGAGCACGAGGAGAGGAAGGCCCGCCTGATCGAGAGCGGCGACCTGCTCCCGATGGGCGCGCCCTTCTATCCGGGCGTCACCGCGATCCCGCCTTTCCAACTCGCTTTCGGCATCGCGCGCGATCCCGACACCGGCGCGCCGCGCTTCGGCCCGCCTGCACGGCATGAGCGCGAACTCGTCGTGAAGACCCCGAAACCGCGCGCGAACGAGGCGCTGATCTACCTCCTCACCTCCGAGGTCAATTTCAACGACATCTGGGCGCTGACCGGCATTCCCGTCTCCCCCTTCGACGCGCATGACGAGGACGTGCAGGTGACCGGCTCGGGCGGGCTCGCGCTGGTGGTCGGCCTCGGAAGCGAATTGAAGGAACAGGGCCGGCTCAATATCGGCGATCTCGTCGCGGTCTATTCGGGGACAAGCGACCTGCTTTCGCCAACGGCGGGCGAGGACCCGATGTATGCGGGTTTCTCGATCCAGGGCTACGAAACGAAGACCGGAAGCCACGCGCAGTTCCTGACCGTGCAGGGGCCGCAACTGCACAAGCCCCCGGCCGACCTCACGCTCGAACAGGCGGGGGCCTATACGCTCAATCTCGGCACGGTGACGCGCTGCCTGTTCACGACGCTGCAGATCACGCCGGGAAAGACGATCTTCGTCGAAGGCTCGGCGACAGGGACTGGGCTCGACGCGCTCAAGTCCTCAATCCGCACCGGGCTTGCCGCGACGGGCCTCGTCTCGAGCGAGGATCGGGCGGAGTTCGTGAAGGCGCAGGGTGCTGTCGGCGCCATCAACCGCAAGGACCCGGCCATCGCGGATTGCTTCACCCCCGTCCCGGACGACCCGGAAGCGGCCAAGGCATGGGAGCAACAGGGCGAGGCGCTGCTCGACCAGTACCGCGCGATCAACGACGGCAAGCTCGCCGATTTCGTCGTCAGTCACGCGGGCGAGCGGGCTTTCCCGCGCAGTTTCCAGCTCCTTGCCGAAGGGGGCCGGCTCGCCTTCTACGGCGCTTCTTCGGGCTATCACTTCAGCTTCATGGGCAAGGGCGGCGAGGTGCGGCCGGAGGAGATCATGGAGCGCGCCGGGCTGCGCGGCGGGGAATCCGTGCTGCTCTATTACGGGCCGAAAAGCCGGTCACTCGCGGACGAGAAAGGTCTTGAGATGATCGAGGCGGCGCGCCTGTTCAAGGTGCGCATGGTGATCGTCACCACGACCGACGGGCAGCGCGAATTCCTGCAATCATTGGGCCTCGAGGACGCGGTCGAGGGGATCGTCAGCATCGAGGGGCTGAAGCGACGCGACGCCGATTTCGACTGGCCCGACACTCTCCCGCGCCTGCCCGACGCGCGCGAGGACATCGAGAACTTCAAGGCGGGCGTGCGCGCCTACCAGCAGAACACCCTGAAGCCCTTCGGCACCGCGATCGGCAAGCTGCTGCGCTCGCCCGGAAACCCGCGCGGCGTGCCCGACCTCGTGATCGAGCGCGCGGTGCAGGACACGCTCGGCGTCTCGACCTCGCTGGTCAAACCCTTCGGCGGGCGCGTGGTCTATGCCGAGGACATGAGCGGCAAGCGCTACACCTTCTACGCCCCGCAGGTG
- a CDS encoding Crp/Fnr family transcriptional regulator encodes MKPLLTSLERHFDLLSDERAAIEALREAPLVRVPARQTMLSEGDQQSVVRLLSQGWAYRFKDLPDGRRQIVGLLLPGDFFDLKVRLGDEMDHSVAALTPLAYHAIPPETLDRLSAEHPRIADALARHEHVNGAIHREWLLNLGRRNAFERLAHLFLEVFLRLRAAGLARGGECDCPLTQNDLADATGVTSVHLNRTMQELRREGLVELKSKRLFIRDYDRLAQIAMFNPNYLQLGREARALVR; translated from the coding sequence ATGAAACCCCTGCTGACCAGTCTCGAACGCCATTTCGACCTCCTTTCCGACGAGCGCGCGGCGATCGAGGCGCTGCGCGAGGCGCCGCTCGTCCGGGTGCCCGCGCGCCAGACCATGCTCAGCGAGGGCGACCAGCAAAGCGTCGTGCGGCTGTTGTCGCAGGGCTGGGCATATCGTTTCAAGGATCTGCCCGACGGGCGACGTCAGATCGTCGGCCTGCTGCTGCCGGGCGATTTCTTCGATCTCAAGGTGAGGCTAGGCGACGAGATGGACCATTCGGTCGCCGCGCTCACCCCGCTCGCCTATCACGCAATCCCGCCCGAAACGCTCGATCGGCTGTCGGCCGAGCATCCGCGGATCGCCGACGCGCTGGCCCGGCACGAACACGTCAACGGCGCGATCCACCGCGAATGGCTGCTCAACCTTGGCCGCCGCAACGCGTTCGAGCGGCTTGCGCACCTGTTTCTCGAGGTATTCCTGCGGCTGCGCGCCGCAGGTCTCGCGCGAGGCGGCGAATGTGACTGCCCGCTGACCCAGAACGACCTTGCCGATGCGACCGGCGTTACCTCGGTCCATCTCAACCGAACGATGCAGGAACTGCGCCGCGAGGGGCTGGTCGAGCTGAAGTCGAAGCGCCTGTTCATCCGCGACTACGACAGGCTGGCCCAGATCGCCATGTTCAATCCGAATTATCTCCAGCTCGGGCGAGAGGCCCGGGCGCTGGTGCGATGA
- a CDS encoding PAS domain-containing protein codes for MKGTSAWPPGTSAMARHIRDFDWDSTPLGSSANWGAEVRSVLMMVLGAPMPMNMYLGPDLLLLYNDPSCELFGDKHPGALGRPAREVFPEVWDTLGARLERVLSEGRPLTLEDQPVALDRDGERAKTVFNLHSTPILRNGEGEPIGVVTVYEEMTEQAVTQRALRKSEERFRQFGNASTDVIWLIDVASGQLDYISPAFEDIWGVPCETVLADRSNWADFLHPADRERVMGAMPRCTRGEKVTTDYRIVRPDGEVRHIRDTGFPIPGPDGSPVRIGGIARDLTDRTRQRKAIEDSERRFRTLVEGIPQLVWSATPDGKCKWVSPQWTAYTGLSVEDSRGHGWLAAVHPEDREEARRDWHHAETGGDLRGEWRFRRARDGTYRWFQTRATPVIEKGEVVEWLGTSTDVEDMIDLQERQKLLLAELQHRVRNLLAMVRSIIRQSAEGYDDVEDYVAHLTGRIDAMARTQVMLTRKAGAAVDLESLIREELARVAEEDRLAMAGPSVDLSAKAAEVLTLAIHELATNSIKYGALGCDGRLAIRWFVTRRETGEWLEVMWKENCPEPLGEASRRGFGTELIEGRVPYELKGEGTMRVRPDGLLAEIAFPLEAGASILEVGPGHDQGAGR; via the coding sequence ATGAAAGGAACGAGCGCGTGGCCGCCGGGCACGAGCGCGATGGCCCGGCACATCCGCGATTTCGACTGGGATTCGACCCCGCTCGGTTCCTCCGCGAACTGGGGAGCGGAAGTGCGTTCGGTGCTGATGATGGTGCTTGGCGCGCCGATGCCGATGAATATGTATCTCGGCCCCGACCTGCTGCTGCTCTACAATGACCCGTCCTGTGAATTGTTCGGTGACAAGCACCCCGGCGCACTCGGTCGGCCCGCGCGCGAGGTCTTTCCCGAGGTCTGGGATACGCTGGGCGCGCGGCTCGAGAGGGTGCTGTCCGAAGGGCGTCCGCTGACGCTCGAGGACCAGCCTGTCGCGCTCGACCGCGACGGGGAACGGGCCAAGACGGTGTTCAACCTCCATTCGACGCCGATCCTGCGCAACGGCGAGGGTGAGCCGATCGGCGTGGTCACGGTCTACGAGGAGATGACCGAACAGGCCGTGACCCAGCGCGCCCTGCGCAAGAGCGAGGAGCGTTTCCGCCAGTTCGGCAATGCCTCGACCGACGTGATCTGGCTGATCGACGTGGCGTCCGGCCAGCTCGACTACATATCCCCCGCCTTCGAGGACATCTGGGGCGTGCCGTGCGAAACCGTGCTGGCGGATCGTTCGAATTGGGCCGATTTCCTCCATCCGGCCGACCGCGAACGGGTCATGGGTGCAATGCCGCGCTGCACGCGCGGGGAAAAGGTGACGACCGATTACCGCATCGTCCGGCCCGACGGGGAAGTGCGCCATATCCGCGACACGGGCTTCCCGATACCGGGACCGGACGGTTCGCCCGTGCGGATCGGCGGGATCGCCCGCGACCTCACCGACCGCACCCGCCAGCGCAAGGCGATCGAGGACAGCGAGCGTCGTTTCCGCACGCTCGTCGAGGGTATCCCGCAGCTGGTCTGGAGCGCGACGCCCGATGGAAAGTGCAAGTGGGTGAGCCCGCAATGGACTGCATACACCGGCCTGTCGGTCGAGGACAGCCGTGGGCACGGCTGGCTCGCCGCGGTCCATCCCGAGGACCGCGAGGAGGCGCGGCGCGACTGGCATCATGCCGAGACGGGCGGCGATCTCAGGGGCGAATGGCGTTTCCGCCGGGCCCGCGACGGCACCTATCGCTGGTTCCAGACCCGCGCGACACCGGTGATCGAGAAAGGGGAAGTGGTCGAATGGCTCGGCACCTCGACCGATGTCGAGGACATGATCGACCTGCAGGAGCGCCAGAAGCTGCTGCTCGCCGAATTGCAGCACCGCGTGCGCAACCTGCTCGCCATGGTGCGCTCGATCATCCGTCAGTCAGCCGAAGGCTATGACGATGTCGAGGATTATGTTGCCCACCTGACCGGTCGGATCGACGCGATGGCGCGCACCCAGGTCATGCTGACGCGCAAGGCCGGCGCGGCGGTCGACCTTGAAAGCCTGATCCGCGAGGAGCTCGCCCGGGTGGCCGAGGAAGACCGGCTCGCGATGGCCGGGCCTTCGGTCGACTTGTCGGCCAAGGCGGCCGAAGTGCTGACTCTCGCGATCCACGAACTGGCGACCAATTCGATCAAGTATGGGGCGCTCGGCTGCGATGGCAGGCTCGCGATCCGCTGGTTCGTGACCCGGCGCGAGACCGGCGAATGGCTCGAAGTCATGTGGAAGGAAAATTGCCCCGAGCCGCTCGGCGAAGCATCGCGGCGCGGCTTCGGGACCGAGCTGATCGAAGGGCGCGTGCCCTACGAGCTCAAGGGCGAGGGCACGATGCGGGTGCGGCCCGACGGCCTGCTGGCAGAAATCGCCTTCCCTCTCGAAGCCGGGGCTAGCATACTGGAGGTCGGGCCGGGACACGATCAGGGAGCAGGCCGATAA
- a CDS encoding SDR family oxidoreductase — MSKNPIEKLAGFAVVTGASSGIGLELAKLAARDRCDLLLVADEGMDKAEAEARAAGAASVETLEADLATESGLDALEAAIGTRAVDALFANAGEGYGGAFLECEWDHIARVIDTNIKGTVSLIHRLGRKMRARGSGRILVTGSIAGAIPGPFNLTYNSTKAFIDDFCVGLAEEWKDSEVVISCLLPGAADTRFFERAGMEDTRLAESAKVPLVGAEPADVAKGGYEALLKGETQDVHGFMNKLQHVFAGVLPSEVLAKMHSHLARSPS; from the coding sequence ATGAGCAAGAACCCGATCGAGAAACTGGCGGGCTTCGCCGTGGTCACCGGGGCCTCTTCGGGCATCGGGCTCGAACTGGCGAAGCTCGCCGCGCGTGATCGCTGCGACCTGCTGCTCGTCGCCGACGAAGGCATGGACAAGGCCGAGGCCGAAGCCCGCGCGGCGGGTGCGGCCTCGGTCGAGACGCTCGAGGCCGACCTCGCCACCGAAAGCGGGCTCGACGCGCTTGAGGCCGCGATCGGCACGCGGGCTGTCGACGCACTCTTCGCCAATGCGGGCGAAGGCTATGGCGGAGCCTTCCTCGAGTGCGAATGGGACCACATCGCCCGCGTGATCGACACGAACATCAAGGGCACGGTCTCGCTGATCCACCGCCTCGGCCGGAAAATGCGCGCGCGGGGGTCGGGCCGGATCCTCGTGACGGGCTCGATCGCGGGCGCAATTCCGGGGCCGTTCAACCTGACCTACAATTCGACCAAGGCATTCATCGACGATTTCTGTGTCGGACTGGCCGAGGAATGGAAGGACAGCGAGGTCGTCATCTCCTGCCTGCTGCCGGGCGCGGCGGACACGCGCTTCTTCGAGCGCGCCGGCATGGAGGACACCCGCCTAGCCGAAAGCGCGAAGGTGCCGCTGGTCGGGGCCGAGCCGGCGGACGTGGCGAAGGGCGGCTACGAGGCGCTTCTCAAGGGCGAGACGCAGGACGTCCACGGCTTCATGAACAAGCTCCAGCACGTCTTCGCCGGAGTGCTGCCGAGCGAGGTGCTGGCGAAGATGCACAGCCACCTCGCCAGGTCACCCAGCTGA
- a CDS encoding zinc-dependent alcohol dehydrogenase, whose translation MRALTWQGTHDVRVEDVPDPEIINPRDAILKVTSTAICGSDLHLYDGVIPGVRPGDVLGHEFMGEVVETGSDSTLEKGQRVVVPFTISCGGCFHCEIQQYSACENSNPADKQDMSATLYGHPMSALFGYSHLTGGYSGGQSEYVRVPFSDVGPIVVPDHLEDDKVLFLSDILPTGWMGAENAEIEPDDTVAVWGCGPVGLFAVQSALVMGAARVIAIDHHPHRMELAKQLGAEVIDFTKTDVREALMEMSGGIGVDAVIDAVGMEAHGFAADNMVDMVKQKVGIGADRASALKQAILAVRPGGRVSIPGVYGGMTDKFPLGALMEKGLQVKTGQTHVQRYTKPLLDKIEDGTLDTTFLISHRLPLEEAARGYKCFHDQQDSWTKVVLKPDMKEAA comes from the coding sequence ATGCGAGCCCTTACATGGCAGGGAACCCACGACGTGCGCGTCGAGGACGTGCCCGATCCCGAAATCATCAATCCGCGCGACGCGATCCTCAAGGTCACCTCGACCGCAATCTGCGGTTCGGACCTGCACCTGTATGACGGGGTCATCCCCGGCGTGCGCCCGGGCGACGTGCTGGGCCACGAATTCATGGGCGAAGTCGTCGAGACGGGCTCGGATTCGACGCTCGAGAAGGGCCAGCGCGTGGTCGTGCCCTTCACGATCAGCTGCGGCGGCTGCTTCCATTGCGAGATCCAGCAGTATTCCGCCTGCGAGAATTCGAACCCGGCGGACAAGCAGGATATGTCCGCGACGCTCTACGGCCACCCGATGTCGGCCCTGTTCGGCTATTCCCACCTTACCGGCGGCTATTCCGGCGGGCAGTCGGAATATGTCCGCGTGCCCTTCTCCGATGTCGGCCCGATCGTCGTTCCCGACCATCTCGAGGATGACAAGGTGCTGTTCCTGTCCGACATCCTGCCGACCGGCTGGATGGGCGCGGAGAATGCGGAAATCGAGCCCGACGACACCGTCGCGGTGTGGGGCTGCGGCCCCGTCGGCCTGTTCGCGGTGCAATCCGCACTCGTCATGGGCGCGGCGCGGGTCATTGCGATCGACCATCATCCCCACCGGATGGAATTGGCCAAGCAGCTCGGCGCGGAAGTCATCGACTTCACCAAGACCGACGTGCGCGAGGCGCTGATGGAAATGTCGGGCGGGATCGGGGTCGATGCCGTGATCGACGCGGTCGGCATGGAGGCCCACGGCTTCGCAGCCGACAACATGGTCGACATGGTGAAACAGAAGGTCGGCATCGGCGCCGACCGCGCCTCGGCGCTGAAACAGGCGATCCTGGCCGTTCGCCCCGGCGGGCGGGTTTCGATCCCCGGCGTCTATGGCGGGATGACCGACAAGTTCCCATTGGGCGCGCTGATGGAGAAGGGCCTGCAGGTGAAGACCGGCCAGACCCACGTCCAGCGCTACACCAAGCCGCTGCTCGACAAGATCGAGGACGGGACGCTCGACACCACCTTCCTCATCTCGCACCGGCTCCCGCTCGAAGAGGCCGCGCGCGGCTACAAGTGCTTCCACGACCAACAGGACAGCTGGACCAAGGTGGTCCTGAAGCCCGACATGAAGGAAGCGGCATGA
- a CDS encoding SRPBCC family protein yields the protein MTKASSVLDRLPGRTRLDREGLNDLARGKSRKAAAEGRKALGRGKRVLAGRNAKPGAGKKVARHAGDNASGIAGALTGLALVAGTVAFGAFLAKRRKGGDDDAPGFTRKHGGSDKAVGGRTVTIREPADELYRFWRDFRNLPQFMENVEEVRPHGDHEVWVVKAPGGQTAELHTRVTEEIEGRRIAWESVQHSDIWTRGYVEFSEAPGERGTRVSLRIEYAPPGGAIGKGIAKLFLREPEVQARHDLKRFKMLMETGEIATSAHTKQAAKNVAHAKEMA from the coding sequence ATGACGAAGGCATCAAGCGTCCTCGACCGGCTTCCCGGCAGGACACGGCTCGATCGCGAGGGGCTGAACGATCTTGCGCGAGGCAAGAGCCGCAAGGCAGCGGCAGAGGGGCGCAAGGCGCTCGGTCGCGGCAAGCGCGTGCTGGCGGGTAGAAATGCAAAACCCGGCGCAGGCAAAAAGGTCGCCCGGCACGCCGGGGACAATGCCTCGGGCATTGCTGGCGCGCTCACGGGTCTGGCGCTGGTCGCGGGGACGGTCGCGTTCGGTGCCTTCCTGGCGAAGCGGCGCAAGGGTGGAGACGACGACGCGCCCGGCTTCACCCGCAAGCATGGCGGCAGCGACAAAGCCGTCGGCGGCCGGACGGTCACGATCCGTGAGCCGGCGGATGAACTCTACCGCTTCTGGCGCGATTTCCGGAATCTGCCGCAGTTCATGGAGAACGTCGAGGAGGTCCGCCCCCACGGCGATCACGAGGTCTGGGTCGTAAAGGCGCCCGGCGGGCAGACCGCCGAACTCCACACCCGCGTCACCGAGGAAATCGAGGGCCGCCGGATCGCTTGGGAATCGGTCCAGCATTCCGACATCTGGACCAGGGGCTACGTCGAATTCTCCGAAGCCCCCGGCGAGCGCGGCACGCGCGTCTCGCTCAGGATCGAATACGCACCGCCCGGCGGCGCGATCGGCAAGGGGATAGCCAAGCTCTTCCTGCGCGAACCCGAAGTGCAGGCCCGCCACGACCTCAAACGCTTCAAGATGCTGATGGAAACCGGCGAGATCGCCACCTCGGCCCACACGAAACAGGCGGCGAAGAACGTCGCCCATGCAAAGGAGATGGCCTGA